One Planctomycetota bacterium DNA window includes the following coding sequences:
- a CDS encoding DUF420 domain-containing protein, which translates to MTLAVDGFLGTRASFMLDVVFLAMFAVVPIMFWNVWLVRSRKNYRLHKRVQLLLGAVLLLAVTLFEVDMRVNGWKHRAVDSSYPGLVMPSLYIHLCFAVPTAVVWSWVIFRAVRRFAHDPVPNMHSVEHRRWGWIGVFLMTMTALTGWAFYAFAFI; encoded by the coding sequence ATGACTCTGGCTGTTGATGGTTTTCTGGGCACCCGCGCTTCGTTCATGCTCGACGTGGTCTTTCTGGCCATGTTTGCCGTGGTACCGATCATGTTCTGGAACGTCTGGCTCGTGCGGAGCCGGAAGAACTATCGCTTGCACAAGCGTGTGCAATTGCTGCTGGGAGCGGTGCTGCTGCTGGCCGTCACGCTGTTTGAAGTCGACATGCGCGTCAACGGCTGGAAACACCGTGCCGTTGATTCGTCTTATCCCGGCCTGGTGATGCCCAGCTTGTACATTCACTTGTGCTTCGCGGTGCCGACGGCCGTGGTTTGGAGTTGGGTGATCTTTCGCGCCGTGCGCCGGTTCGCACACGATCCGGTGCCGAACATGCACAGCGTCGAACACCGCCGCTGGGGATGGATCGGCGTGTTCCTGATGACGATGACGGCCCTGACAGGTTGGGCCTTCTACGCATTCGCCTTCATCTAA
- a CDS encoding response regulator → MPDTVGRMMEILLVEDSLVDACATIGALRHSQVKHRLTLVRDGEEAILFLQREGRFARAPRPDLVLLDLHLPKRDGFEVLTDMRADEHLQTIPVVVLTASNDEADRTRSQLLDVDCDNYLTKPVNLDKFVEVVRQMKHYWFTDLILAKAAV, encoded by the coding sequence ATGCCCGATACCGTCGGACGAATGATGGAGATTCTGCTCGTCGAGGATAGCCTGGTCGACGCGTGTGCCACGATCGGCGCGCTGCGTCACTCTCAGGTCAAGCACCGGCTCACGCTGGTCCGCGACGGTGAAGAAGCGATTCTGTTCCTGCAACGCGAGGGGCGCTTTGCCCGGGCACCGCGGCCCGATCTGGTTCTGCTCGATTTGCACCTGCCCAAGCGGGACGGCTTTGAAGTTCTGACCGACATGCGAGCCGACGAGCATCTGCAAACGATTCCAGTCGTTGTCCTCACCGCGTCCAATGACGAGGCTGATCGTACGCGCAGCCAGTTGCTCGACGTCGATTGCGACAATTACCTGACCAAGCCAGTGAACCTCGACAAGTTCGTCGAAGTGGTGCGGCAGATGAAGCACTACTGGTTCACCGATCTGATCCTGGCCAAGGCGGCCGTTTAG